In a genomic window of Helianthus annuus cultivar XRQ/B chromosome 10, HanXRQr2.0-SUNRISE, whole genome shotgun sequence:
- the LOC110883890 gene encoding E3 ubiquitin-protein ligase RNF4 isoform X1 — protein MSTQGQQVMKYARNVRRRKGVLDLNVPPVESLEQALSVDDGVQGLLSLSATPVIPSGHVHQPAGSTLPAAIDVEELDDEVIISSPTAFEEAKKKSRRRTVIDVDAAEEVAIAIGINQANKRRRGHPDPSTINCELYVNLEGSSGSMWQKDRAQYIAPPPPPPPPPPKEPTFSCPVCMGSLVEEVTTKCGHIFCKACITAAIKAQHKCPTCRQKLTTKNLIRVYLPTTK, from the exons ATGAGTACCCAGGGACAACAAGTTATGAAGTATGCAAGAAACGTTAGGCGAAGGAAAGGCGTGCTGGATCTTAACGTTCCTCCAGTTGAAAGCCTTGAGCAAGCCCTTTCAGTGGATGACGGTGTTCAAGGTTTATTATCATTATCTGCTACTCCAGTGATTCCTAGTGGTCATGTTCATCAGCCAGCTGGATCCACACTACCTGCAGCAATTGACGTTGAAGAATTGGATGATGAAGTCATCATATCATCGCCCACAGCATTTGAAGAA GCTAAAAAGAAATCACGGAGAAGGACAGTGATTGATGTCGATGCAG CAGAAGAAGTTGCTATTGCGATTGGTATTAACCAGGCGAACAAGCGTAGAAGAGGTCATCCAGATCCATCAACCATCAATTGTGAACTCTACGTGAATTTGGAAGGAAGTAGTGGCTCTATG TGGCAGAAGGATAGAGCACAGTACAttgcaccaccgccaccgccgccaccaccaccaccaaaggAACCGACGTTCAGCTGTCCTGTTTGTATGGGTTCATTGGTTGAGGAAGTGACCACAAAGTGTGGTCACATCTTTTGCAAGGCGTGTATCACGGCCGCAATAAAAGCTCAGCATAAATGCCCCACATGTAGGCAGAAACTTACGACCAAAAATCTTATTAGGGTTTACCTCCCTACCACCAAGTGA
- the LOC110883890 gene encoding E3 ubiquitin-protein ligase UHRF1 isoform X2, with protein MSTQGQQVMKYARNVRRRKGVLDLNVPPVESLEQALSVDDGVQGLLSLSATPVIPSGHVHQPAGSTLPAAIDVEELDDEVIISSPTAFEEAKKKSRRRTVIDVDAEEVAIAIGINQANKRRRGHPDPSTINCELYVNLEGSSGSMWQKDRAQYIAPPPPPPPPPPKEPTFSCPVCMGSLVEEVTTKCGHIFCKACITAAIKAQHKCPTCRQKLTTKNLIRVYLPTTK; from the exons ATGAGTACCCAGGGACAACAAGTTATGAAGTATGCAAGAAACGTTAGGCGAAGGAAAGGCGTGCTGGATCTTAACGTTCCTCCAGTTGAAAGCCTTGAGCAAGCCCTTTCAGTGGATGACGGTGTTCAAGGTTTATTATCATTATCTGCTACTCCAGTGATTCCTAGTGGTCATGTTCATCAGCCAGCTGGATCCACACTACCTGCAGCAATTGACGTTGAAGAATTGGATGATGAAGTCATCATATCATCGCCCACAGCATTTGAAGAA GCTAAAAAGAAATCACGGAGAAGGACAGTGATTGATGTCGATGCAG AAGAAGTTGCTATTGCGATTGGTATTAACCAGGCGAACAAGCGTAGAAGAGGTCATCCAGATCCATCAACCATCAATTGTGAACTCTACGTGAATTTGGAAGGAAGTAGTGGCTCTATG TGGCAGAAGGATAGAGCACAGTACAttgcaccaccgccaccgccgccaccaccaccaccaaaggAACCGACGTTCAGCTGTCCTGTTTGTATGGGTTCATTGGTTGAGGAAGTGACCACAAAGTGTGGTCACATCTTTTGCAAGGCGTGTATCACGGCCGCAATAAAAGCTCAGCATAAATGCCCCACATGTAGGCAGAAACTTACGACCAAAAATCTTATTAGGGTTTACCTCCCTACCACCAAGTGA